In Deinococcus psychrotolerans, a genomic segment contains:
- a CDS encoding restriction endonuclease, which translates to MSSNKARTSWFPLYSSASTLYKLLNGQNVAEIDGLREAIAGQMGTLASPVNWSEPDAWITERLTGKQHQQARRVWEDSGKTFNPRYMDGELALAKNFQLLAEQDGKYVVTQRGQQFQRSKSDVLRHIDEEEGVVALLLALSGSAGVKRKALLAGWLQLLSPAGELRTESTMMGKLYERLNNVIARGLVRREGQKYELTGSGKTYADTFQSPDTSLARQLKVLAQEYEKQQRELLRSLLSKMHPYRFEHLVAGLLEAMDYSDVTVTKQSGDKGIDVVATARFGITTVKELVQVKRVAGTTGAPVISQLRGSLHTQNAIKGMVITLGTFSKEAKEMAFPLNAAPITLIDGETLLDLLLEYKIGVTSTTLNLLAVESAFFADTPPTQEAAELI; encoded by the coding sequence ATGAGTAGCAACAAAGCACGAACGTCCTGGTTCCCGCTTTACAGCTCAGCCAGCACGCTCTACAAACTGCTGAACGGTCAGAACGTGGCCGAAATTGACGGGCTGCGAGAAGCTATCGCTGGTCAGATGGGTACCTTGGCCAGTCCTGTCAACTGGAGCGAGCCTGATGCCTGGATTACCGAGCGACTGACTGGTAAGCAGCATCAGCAAGCGCGGCGGGTCTGGGAAGACAGTGGAAAGACGTTCAATCCAAGGTACATGGACGGCGAGCTGGCGCTGGCCAAAAACTTTCAATTGCTGGCCGAGCAAGACGGCAAGTACGTCGTCACTCAGCGTGGCCAACAATTCCAGCGCAGCAAGTCTGACGTTCTGCGTCACATCGACGAGGAGGAGGGCGTGGTGGCCCTGCTGCTGGCCCTATCCGGTTCTGCGGGCGTTAAACGTAAAGCGCTGCTGGCAGGGTGGCTGCAACTTCTCTCGCCTGCCGGTGAACTCCGTACCGAGTCCACGATGATGGGTAAGCTCTACGAACGGCTCAACAACGTCATCGCTCGCGGTCTGGTGCGGCGTGAAGGTCAGAAATATGAGCTGACAGGTTCTGGGAAAACCTATGCCGACACCTTCCAGTCCCCTGACACGAGCTTGGCCCGGCAACTCAAGGTGCTGGCACAGGAATACGAAAAGCAGCAGCGCGAACTGCTCCGAAGCTTGCTCTCGAAGATGCATCCTTACCGCTTCGAGCATCTGGTAGCTGGGCTGCTGGAAGCGATGGATTACAGCGACGTCACCGTGACCAAGCAGAGCGGCGACAAAGGGATAGATGTGGTGGCCACTGCCCGCTTTGGCATCACCACCGTCAAGGAATTGGTGCAGGTCAAACGGGTAGCTGGAACTACCGGTGCGCCCGTCATCAGCCAGTTGAGGGGCAGCCTACACACCCAGAACGCCATCAAGGGCATGGTGATAACTTTGGGGACCTTCTCCAAGGAAGCCAAAGAGATGGCCTTTCCTTTGAACGCTGCGCCCATCACCTTGATTGATGGCGAGACGCTGCTGGACTTGCTGCTGGAGTACAAAATCGGCGTCACATCGACCACTTTGAACTTGCTGGCGGTGGAGTCTGCATTCTTCGCCGACACCCCACCCACCCAGGAGGCGGCAGAACTCATATGA
- a CDS encoding restriction endonuclease subunit S, giving the protein MSGEWRDIQLGEVAEFEMGQAPSSRFVSEDGRGLPFLQGNAEFGTRYPVPKLVCSQPTKLSEENDVLISVRAPVGAINLSNVQYAIGRGLAAIRFNDMDANFGWHAVKFAAPQLNKVAQGSTFEAIGKTELGRLHIPFPPLPEQRRIAAILDMLDRTIEGTQHIITKLKVTRQGLLHDLLTRGLDETGQLRDPVRHPEKFKDTELGRVPREWSVERIGNICELGRGRVISKPYLETHRGIYPVYSSQTKDDGLFGKIDTFDFEGDHVTWTTDGANAGTVFFRTGQFNCTNVCGILSAKNQLNLHYLALALANRTQAHVSYVGNPKLMNNIMAAIKVPVPPISEQYAIIYALKGDSARIRTESAQLLKLKSLKRGLMDDLLTGRVRVPEAAVSKHEDSLARAGVRSDVIPDAPADLPIMPPPPPVVPQPHAMFRTASSADVQAISQWTRELQEAVQGQQVGLYSPEALDGVLPELLAATIDRESIQLVPSLLARAGVRFMLLPHPKGSRANGAAFYLDEPGRTQPVVGLSLRLPYLDVFWFNLLHELGHIRLNHTPVLDEALGTGDQNPYSADEQAANAFARELLIPAAVWQPFLADGMPSSGRIKRLATSLGRHPAVVAGRVGYDTGNWGAVNAPDLRPTVERELRELAATLMP; this is encoded by the coding sequence ATGTCGGGTGAGTGGAGAGATATTCAGCTCGGCGAAGTAGCTGAATTTGAAATGGGACAAGCTCCATCGTCACGCTTCGTTAGTGAGGATGGAAGAGGTTTGCCATTTCTACAGGGCAATGCTGAGTTTGGAACACGCTATCCAGTTCCTAAGCTCGTATGTTCTCAGCCCACAAAACTCAGTGAAGAGAACGATGTCTTAATCAGCGTTCGTGCCCCCGTCGGTGCCATCAATCTATCTAACGTTCAGTACGCGATTGGACGTGGCTTAGCTGCCATCCGCTTTAATGATATGGATGCCAATTTCGGCTGGCATGCTGTCAAGTTTGCCGCACCCCAACTCAATAAAGTGGCTCAGGGTTCTACATTTGAAGCTATAGGTAAAACTGAGTTGGGACGTCTACATATTCCCTTCCCGCCTCTCCCCGAACAGCGCCGCATTGCTGCCATCCTTGACATGTTAGACCGCACCATAGAAGGCACGCAGCACATCATCACCAAGCTTAAGGTGACCCGACAGGGTCTCCTTCACGACTTGCTGACGCGGGGGCTAGACGAGACCGGCCAGCTCCGCGACCCAGTGCGCCACCCTGAGAAGTTCAAAGATACCGAGCTGGGGCGAGTGCCGAGGGAATGGAGTGTTGAGCGTATCGGAAATATTTGTGAGCTTGGACGTGGAAGAGTAATCAGTAAGCCTTATCTCGAAACTCATCGCGGGATTTACCCTGTTTATTCCTCACAGACGAAGGATGATGGCTTATTCGGTAAAATTGACACATTTGACTTTGAGGGCGACCATGTGACATGGACAACTGACGGAGCTAATGCTGGGACGGTCTTTTTTCGTACAGGTCAATTCAACTGTACAAATGTTTGTGGTATTTTATCAGCTAAAAATCAACTCAACCTACATTATTTGGCATTGGCGCTGGCCAATCGTACACAAGCGCACGTCAGCTACGTAGGTAATCCGAAACTAATGAACAATATTATGGCAGCAATCAAAGTTCCAGTTCCGCCGATTTCTGAGCAATACGCTATCATATATGCCCTGAAAGGTGATTCAGCACGCATAAGAACCGAATCCGCCCAACTCCTCAAGCTCAAATCCCTCAAGCGCGGGTTGATGGATGACTTGCTGACGGGGCGGGTGCGGGTGCCGGAGGCGGCTGTCAGTAAGCATGAAGACAGCCTCGCACGTGCTGGTGTTCGCTCTGACGTAATTCCTGATGCACCCGCCGACCTGCCCATCATGCCGCCGCCGCCTCCAGTCGTGCCACAGCCTCACGCCATGTTCCGCACTGCCTCTAGTGCAGACGTTCAGGCCATAAGTCAGTGGACGCGGGAGCTTCAGGAGGCCGTGCAGGGGCAGCAGGTGGGCCTCTACTCACCAGAAGCTTTGGACGGGGTCTTGCCGGAGTTACTGGCCGCCACCATTGACCGCGAAAGTATCCAGCTCGTTCCCAGCTTGTTGGCACGTGCGGGCGTGCGGTTCATGTTGCTGCCCCACCCCAAAGGGAGCCGGGCCAACGGAGCCGCCTTCTACCTGGACGAACCAGGACGGACGCAACCCGTGGTGGGGCTGTCGCTCCGGCTGCCTTACTTGGACGTGTTCTGGTTCAACCTGTTGCACGAGCTGGGCCACATCCGGCTCAACCACACGCCCGTGCTGGATGAGGCGTTGGGAACCGGTGACCAGAATCCATACAGCGCCGATGAGCAGGCGGCGAATGCGTTCGCCAGGGAACTGTTGATACCCGCCGCCGTCTGGCAGCCCTTCTTGGCCGATGGAATGCCCAGCAGTGGACGTATCAAACGGTTGGCCACGAGCCTGGGTCGTCATCCGGCGGTGGTGGCAGGACGGGTGGGCTATGACACGGGGAACTGGGGTGCTGTCAACGCACCTGACCTGCGGCCAACCGTCGAGCGTGAGCTGCGTGAGCTGGCCGCTACTCTAATGCCATGA